In Notamacropus eugenii isolate mMacEug1 chromosome 1, mMacEug1.pri_v2, whole genome shotgun sequence, one genomic interval encodes:
- the CDC25A gene encoding M-phase inducer phosphatase 1 isoform X2 — protein MELGPEPPHRRRLHFACGSPPAVVKALFPAGPGGLSPVTNLAVTMDQLRGLGSECEHQLETKKSGSLQRTSSSESTDSGFCLDSPGPLDRKENLEKPMRRINSLPKLLGCSPALKRSHFDSFDCDIFQLSDHDENKENEVFEFKKPTRPVPRGPLHGLGEDVFTQRQNSSPAQMFSTNEKDSCELANYFPLFLPQSPLTSLADEDDGFLEILDGENLKNDDEMSSCMSSLWTAPLVMRRTANQGKRCKLFESSSTPSTMTRPMLKRLERSSEDSPPGNTKKRKSTVEEPTEETMKLNESLQPVISQSPSTEETIKSILDNDQRDLIGDFSKGYLFHTVSGKHEDLKYISPEIMASVLNGKFANLIKEFVIIDCRYPYEYEGGHIKGAVNLHMEEEVEAFLLKKPIRPTDDKRVIVVFHCEFSSERGPRMCRFVRERDRLDNEYPKLHYPELYVLKGGYKDFFLKCKSYCEPPSYRPMHHEDFKEDLKKFRTKSRTWAGEKSKREMYSRLKKL, from the exons ATGGAGCTGGGCCCGGAGCCCCCGCACCGCCGCCGCCTCCACTTCGCCTGCGGCTCTCCGCCCGCCGTGGTCAAGGCCCTGTTCCCCGCCGGCCCCGGGGGGCTGTCCCCGGTCACCAACCTGGCGGTCACCATGGACCAGCTGCGGGGCCTGGGCAG TGAATGTGAGCATCAGCTGGAAACAAAGAAGAGCGGCAGCCTGCAGCGGACAAGCTCCTCAGAGTCTACAGATTCAG GTTTTTGTCTGGATTCTCCTGGGCCCctggatagaaaagaaaa CCTTGAAAAACCCATGAGGAGAATAAACTCCCTGCCA AAGCTCCTAGGGTGTAGCCCTGCCCTGAAGAGAAGCCATTTTGATTCATTTGACTGTGATATCTTTCAGCTAAGTGACCATGATGAAAACAAGGAAAAT GAAGTCTTTGAGTTTAAGAAGCCAACAAGGCCTGTACCCCGTGGCCCTCTTCATGGACTTGGAGAAGATGTCTTCACCCAAAGACAGAATTCATCCCCTGCTCAAATG TTTTCTACCAATGAAAAGGATAGCTGTGAACTTGCAAACTACTTCCCTCTCTTCCTGCCACAGTCTCCTCTGACCTCACTGGCTGATGAGGATGATGGATTCCTGGAAATACTTGATGGAGAGAACCTGAAG AATGATGATGAAATGTCATCATGCATGTCAAGCCTTTGGACAGCTCCCCTAGTAATGAGAAGGACAGCAAACCAA GGTAAACGGTGTAAGCTGTTTGAATCCTCATCTACACCCAGCACCATGACCCGTCCTATGTTGAAGAGACTGGAACGTTCTTCTGAGGATTCCCCACCAGGAaacacaaaaaagaggaaaagcacaGTAGAGGAACCTACTGAAGAAACAATGAAACTCAATGAG AGCCTGCAGCCAGTTATATCCCAGTCACCTTCCACAGAAGAGACCATCAAGAGTATTTTGGACAATGACCAAAGAGACCTCATTGGTGATTTTTCAAAG ggTTACCTTTTTCACACAGTTTCTGGGAAGCATGAAGATCTAAAATATATTTCTCCAGAAATA ATGGCATCTGTGTTGAATGGGAAGTTTGCAAATCTAATTAAAGAGTTTGTCATCATTGACTGCAGATATCCATATGAATATGAAGGAGGCCATATTAAG GGTGCAGTGAACTTACACATGGAAGAAGAAGTGGAAGCCTTCTTACTGAAGAAACCCATCAGGCCAACGGATGACAAACGTGTCATTGTTGTTTTCCACTGCGAATTTTCTTCAGAGCGAGGGCCCCGAAT gTGCAGATTTGTGAGAGAGCGGGACCGACTGGATAACGAATACCCCAAACTCCACTACCCTGAACTATATGTTTTAAAGGGAGGGTACAAAGATTTCTTTTTGAAGTGTAAG TCATACTGTGAGCCCCCAAGCTACCGTCCCATGCACCATGAAGATTTTAAGGAAGACCTGAAGAAATTTCGAACCAAGAGCCGGACATGGgcaggggaaaaaagcaaaagagaaatgtACAGTCGCCTAAAGAAGCTCTGA
- the CDC25A gene encoding M-phase inducer phosphatase 1 isoform X3 translates to MELGPEPPHRRRLHFACGSPPAVVKALFPAGPGGLSPVTNLAVTMDQLRGLGSECEHQLETKKSGSLQRTSSSESTDSGFCLDSPGPLDRKENLEKPMRRINSLPQKLLGCSPALKRSHFDSFDCDIFQLSDHDENKENEVFEFKKPTRPVPRGPLHGLGEDVFTQRQNSSPAQMSPLTSLADEDDGFLEILDGENLKNDDEMSSCMSSLWTAPLVMRRTANQGKRCKLFESSSTPSTMTRPMLKRLERSSEDSPPGNTKKRKSTVEEPTEETMKLNESLQPVISQSPSTEETIKSILDNDQRDLIGDFSKGYLFHTVSGKHEDLKYISPEIMASVLNGKFANLIKEFVIIDCRYPYEYEGGHIKGAVNLHMEEEVEAFLLKKPIRPTDDKRVIVVFHCEFSSERGPRMCRFVRERDRLDNEYPKLHYPELYVLKGGYKDFFLKCKSYCEPPSYRPMHHEDFKEDLKKFRTKSRTWAGEKSKREMYSRLKKL, encoded by the exons ATGGAGCTGGGCCCGGAGCCCCCGCACCGCCGCCGCCTCCACTTCGCCTGCGGCTCTCCGCCCGCCGTGGTCAAGGCCCTGTTCCCCGCCGGCCCCGGGGGGCTGTCCCCGGTCACCAACCTGGCGGTCACCATGGACCAGCTGCGGGGCCTGGGCAG TGAATGTGAGCATCAGCTGGAAACAAAGAAGAGCGGCAGCCTGCAGCGGACAAGCTCCTCAGAGTCTACAGATTCAG GTTTTTGTCTGGATTCTCCTGGGCCCctggatagaaaagaaaa CCTTGAAAAACCCATGAGGAGAATAAACTCCCTGCCA CAGAAGCTCCTAGGGTGTAGCCCTGCCCTGAAGAGAAGCCATTTTGATTCATTTGACTGTGATATCTTTCAGCTAAGTGACCATGATGAAAACAAGGAAAAT GAAGTCTTTGAGTTTAAGAAGCCAACAAGGCCTGTACCCCGTGGCCCTCTTCATGGACTTGGAGAAGATGTCTTCACCCAAAGACAGAATTCATCCCCTGCTCAAATG TCTCCTCTGACCTCACTGGCTGATGAGGATGATGGATTCCTGGAAATACTTGATGGAGAGAACCTGAAG AATGATGATGAAATGTCATCATGCATGTCAAGCCTTTGGACAGCTCCCCTAGTAATGAGAAGGACAGCAAACCAA GGTAAACGGTGTAAGCTGTTTGAATCCTCATCTACACCCAGCACCATGACCCGTCCTATGTTGAAGAGACTGGAACGTTCTTCTGAGGATTCCCCACCAGGAaacacaaaaaagaggaaaagcacaGTAGAGGAACCTACTGAAGAAACAATGAAACTCAATGAG AGCCTGCAGCCAGTTATATCCCAGTCACCTTCCACAGAAGAGACCATCAAGAGTATTTTGGACAATGACCAAAGAGACCTCATTGGTGATTTTTCAAAG ggTTACCTTTTTCACACAGTTTCTGGGAAGCATGAAGATCTAAAATATATTTCTCCAGAAATA ATGGCATCTGTGTTGAATGGGAAGTTTGCAAATCTAATTAAAGAGTTTGTCATCATTGACTGCAGATATCCATATGAATATGAAGGAGGCCATATTAAG GGTGCAGTGAACTTACACATGGAAGAAGAAGTGGAAGCCTTCTTACTGAAGAAACCCATCAGGCCAACGGATGACAAACGTGTCATTGTTGTTTTCCACTGCGAATTTTCTTCAGAGCGAGGGCCCCGAAT gTGCAGATTTGTGAGAGAGCGGGACCGACTGGATAACGAATACCCCAAACTCCACTACCCTGAACTATATGTTTTAAAGGGAGGGTACAAAGATTTCTTTTTGAAGTGTAAG TCATACTGTGAGCCCCCAAGCTACCGTCCCATGCACCATGAAGATTTTAAGGAAGACCTGAAGAAATTTCGAACCAAGAGCCGGACATGGgcaggggaaaaaagcaaaagagaaatgtACAGTCGCCTAAAGAAGCTCTGA
- the CDC25A gene encoding M-phase inducer phosphatase 1 isoform X1 — protein MELGPEPPHRRRLHFACGSPPAVVKALFPAGPGGLSPVTNLAVTMDQLRGLGSECEHQLETKKSGSLQRTSSSESTDSGFCLDSPGPLDRKENLEKPMRRINSLPQKLLGCSPALKRSHFDSFDCDIFQLSDHDENKENEVFEFKKPTRPVPRGPLHGLGEDVFTQRQNSSPAQMFSTNEKDSCELANYFPLFLPQSPLTSLADEDDGFLEILDGENLKNDDEMSSCMSSLWTAPLVMRRTANQGKRCKLFESSSTPSTMTRPMLKRLERSSEDSPPGNTKKRKSTVEEPTEETMKLNESLQPVISQSPSTEETIKSILDNDQRDLIGDFSKGYLFHTVSGKHEDLKYISPEIMASVLNGKFANLIKEFVIIDCRYPYEYEGGHIKGAVNLHMEEEVEAFLLKKPIRPTDDKRVIVVFHCEFSSERGPRMCRFVRERDRLDNEYPKLHYPELYVLKGGYKDFFLKCKSYCEPPSYRPMHHEDFKEDLKKFRTKSRTWAGEKSKREMYSRLKKL, from the exons ATGGAGCTGGGCCCGGAGCCCCCGCACCGCCGCCGCCTCCACTTCGCCTGCGGCTCTCCGCCCGCCGTGGTCAAGGCCCTGTTCCCCGCCGGCCCCGGGGGGCTGTCCCCGGTCACCAACCTGGCGGTCACCATGGACCAGCTGCGGGGCCTGGGCAG TGAATGTGAGCATCAGCTGGAAACAAAGAAGAGCGGCAGCCTGCAGCGGACAAGCTCCTCAGAGTCTACAGATTCAG GTTTTTGTCTGGATTCTCCTGGGCCCctggatagaaaagaaaa CCTTGAAAAACCCATGAGGAGAATAAACTCCCTGCCA CAGAAGCTCCTAGGGTGTAGCCCTGCCCTGAAGAGAAGCCATTTTGATTCATTTGACTGTGATATCTTTCAGCTAAGTGACCATGATGAAAACAAGGAAAAT GAAGTCTTTGAGTTTAAGAAGCCAACAAGGCCTGTACCCCGTGGCCCTCTTCATGGACTTGGAGAAGATGTCTTCACCCAAAGACAGAATTCATCCCCTGCTCAAATG TTTTCTACCAATGAAAAGGATAGCTGTGAACTTGCAAACTACTTCCCTCTCTTCCTGCCACAGTCTCCTCTGACCTCACTGGCTGATGAGGATGATGGATTCCTGGAAATACTTGATGGAGAGAACCTGAAG AATGATGATGAAATGTCATCATGCATGTCAAGCCTTTGGACAGCTCCCCTAGTAATGAGAAGGACAGCAAACCAA GGTAAACGGTGTAAGCTGTTTGAATCCTCATCTACACCCAGCACCATGACCCGTCCTATGTTGAAGAGACTGGAACGTTCTTCTGAGGATTCCCCACCAGGAaacacaaaaaagaggaaaagcacaGTAGAGGAACCTACTGAAGAAACAATGAAACTCAATGAG AGCCTGCAGCCAGTTATATCCCAGTCACCTTCCACAGAAGAGACCATCAAGAGTATTTTGGACAATGACCAAAGAGACCTCATTGGTGATTTTTCAAAG ggTTACCTTTTTCACACAGTTTCTGGGAAGCATGAAGATCTAAAATATATTTCTCCAGAAATA ATGGCATCTGTGTTGAATGGGAAGTTTGCAAATCTAATTAAAGAGTTTGTCATCATTGACTGCAGATATCCATATGAATATGAAGGAGGCCATATTAAG GGTGCAGTGAACTTACACATGGAAGAAGAAGTGGAAGCCTTCTTACTGAAGAAACCCATCAGGCCAACGGATGACAAACGTGTCATTGTTGTTTTCCACTGCGAATTTTCTTCAGAGCGAGGGCCCCGAAT gTGCAGATTTGTGAGAGAGCGGGACCGACTGGATAACGAATACCCCAAACTCCACTACCCTGAACTATATGTTTTAAAGGGAGGGTACAAAGATTTCTTTTTGAAGTGTAAG TCATACTGTGAGCCCCCAAGCTACCGTCCCATGCACCATGAAGATTTTAAGGAAGACCTGAAGAAATTTCGAACCAAGAGCCGGACATGGgcaggggaaaaaagcaaaagagaaatgtACAGTCGCCTAAAGAAGCTCTGA